In Rhodothermus marinus DSM 4252, a single genomic region encodes these proteins:
- a CDS encoding (2Fe-2S)-binding protein produces the protein MRHTIQVTVNGQTHRVEVEPRLLLVELIRDVLGLTGTHVGCDTSQCGACTVHVNGEAVKSCTMFAVQADGCEITTIEGLARDGALHPLQEGFWQEHGLQCGFCTPGIIMAAADLLRRNPDPSEEEIRHALEGNFCRCTGYHNIVRAIQYAAARMRGEAVVPRGEAASTGAS, from the coding sequence ATGCGGCACACGATTCAGGTCACGGTCAACGGGCAGACGCACCGGGTGGAGGTCGAGCCCCGCCTGCTGCTGGTCGAACTGATCCGCGACGTACTGGGGCTGACGGGCACGCACGTCGGCTGCGACACGAGCCAGTGCGGCGCCTGCACGGTGCACGTCAACGGCGAGGCCGTCAAGTCCTGCACCATGTTCGCCGTGCAGGCCGACGGCTGCGAGATCACCACGATCGAGGGACTGGCTCGAGATGGCGCGTTGCATCCGCTGCAGGAGGGCTTCTGGCAGGAGCACGGCCTGCAGTGCGGTTTCTGCACGCCGGGCATCATCATGGCGGCGGCCGACCTGCTGCGGCGCAACCCGGATCCGTCGGAGGAAGAAATCCGGCACGCGCTGGAAGGGAATTTCTGCCGGTGCACGGGCTACCACAACATTGTGCGGGCCATTCAGTACGCGGCCGCCCGCATGCGCGGCGAGGCCGTCGTCCCGCGGGGCGAAGCCGCGTCCACGGGGGCATCCTGA
- a CDS encoding xanthine dehydrogenase family protein molybdopterin-binding subunit, protein MEARGYIGAPIRRVEDRRFVTGRGRYTDDIVLPGMLYAWIVRSPHAHARIRAIRTEKARQHPGVVAVFTGKDLLDDGVGSLPTGWQIGPDMKEPPHYALAVDKVRYVGDGVAVVIAETKAAARDAAELVEVDYEELPAVVDAAEALKEGAPLVHDDAPGNLCYVWELGDREATDRALAAAHHVTKLEFVNQRLIPNAIEPRSAIGHYDPGRDELTLYTSSQNPHLIRLLLSAFVLKIPEHKVRVISPDVGGGFGSKIFHYPEEVICAWSSRKLGRPVKWTAVRSESFMSDAHGRDHVTTAEMGFDRDGRIVGLRVRTIANLGAYLSTFAPGVPTWLYGTLLAGQYKTPHIHVEVKGVFTNTTPVDAYRGAGRPEATYVVERLVELGAHELGIDPAELRRRNFIQPDEFPYQTPVVLQYDSGNYEGALNKALEMADYWKLREEQKRAREQGRLIGIGLSCYIEACGLAPSKVAGAIGVRAGLYESAAIRVMPTGKVQVFTGTHSHGQGHETTFAQIVAHELGIPLEDVEVIHGDTAEIPFGMGTYGSRSLATGGSAIYRALEKIKAKARKIAAHKLEVAEEDLEFRNGQFIVKGTDRAIGFGDIALTAYVPHDYPEGLEPGLEENAFYDPANFTFPFGTHLSVVEVDPETGRVKLLRYIAVDDVGRIINPMIVEGQIHGGVAQGVGQALLEGAVYDRSSGQLLTGSLLDYALPRADDLPSFEVGHQETPCPHNPLGAKGAGEAGTIAATACVVNAVVDALYHLGVRDIRMPLTPERVWRAMRGLPTDGHAS, encoded by the coding sequence ATGGAAGCCAGAGGCTATATCGGCGCGCCCATTCGCCGGGTCGAAGACCGGCGTTTCGTGACAGGACGAGGGCGCTACACCGACGACATCGTCCTGCCGGGCATGCTCTACGCCTGGATTGTGCGCAGTCCCCATGCGCATGCCCGGATCCGTGCCATTCGCACCGAGAAAGCCCGGCAGCATCCGGGCGTGGTGGCCGTCTTTACGGGCAAAGACCTGCTCGACGACGGCGTGGGATCGCTGCCCACGGGCTGGCAGATCGGTCCCGACATGAAGGAGCCGCCGCATTACGCGCTGGCCGTCGACAAGGTGCGCTACGTGGGCGACGGGGTGGCCGTGGTGATCGCCGAAACGAAGGCGGCCGCCCGCGACGCCGCCGAGCTGGTGGAGGTGGACTACGAGGAGCTGCCAGCCGTGGTGGATGCGGCCGAGGCGCTCAAGGAGGGGGCGCCGCTCGTGCACGACGACGCGCCCGGCAACCTGTGCTACGTCTGGGAACTGGGCGATCGGGAAGCCACCGACCGCGCGTTGGCCGCAGCGCACCACGTCACGAAGCTGGAGTTCGTCAACCAGCGGCTCATTCCGAACGCCATCGAACCCCGCTCGGCCATCGGTCATTACGATCCGGGACGCGACGAGCTGACGCTCTACACATCGTCCCAGAATCCGCATCTGATCCGGCTGCTGCTGAGCGCCTTCGTACTGAAGATCCCCGAACACAAGGTGCGCGTGATTTCGCCGGACGTGGGGGGTGGCTTCGGCTCGAAGATCTTCCACTATCCGGAAGAGGTCATCTGCGCCTGGAGTAGCCGCAAGCTGGGCCGACCCGTAAAGTGGACGGCCGTCCGCAGCGAGAGCTTCATGAGCGACGCGCACGGCCGCGACCACGTCACCACGGCCGAAATGGGCTTCGACCGCGACGGTCGTATCGTGGGGCTGCGCGTGCGCACGATCGCCAATCTGGGCGCCTACCTTTCGACGTTCGCACCGGGCGTGCCTACCTGGCTCTACGGCACGCTTCTGGCCGGTCAGTACAAGACGCCGCACATTCACGTCGAGGTCAAGGGTGTCTTCACGAACACGACCCCGGTCGATGCCTACCGCGGGGCCGGACGGCCCGAGGCGACCTACGTGGTCGAACGCCTGGTGGAACTGGGGGCCCATGAGCTGGGCATCGACCCGGCCGAACTCCGGCGGCGCAATTTCATCCAGCCGGACGAATTCCCCTACCAGACGCCCGTCGTGCTCCAGTACGACAGCGGCAACTACGAGGGCGCGCTGAACAAGGCGCTGGAGATGGCCGACTACTGGAAGCTCCGCGAGGAGCAGAAGCGGGCACGTGAGCAGGGACGGCTCATCGGCATCGGACTTTCCTGCTACATCGAAGCGTGCGGCCTGGCGCCCTCGAAGGTGGCCGGCGCCATCGGCGTGCGGGCCGGCCTGTACGAAAGCGCGGCCATCCGGGTGATGCCCACCGGCAAGGTGCAGGTCTTCACCGGCACGCACTCGCACGGTCAGGGGCACGAGACCACCTTCGCCCAGATCGTGGCGCACGAGCTGGGTATCCCGCTCGAAGACGTAGAGGTCATCCACGGCGACACGGCCGAGATCCCCTTCGGGATGGGCACCTACGGTTCGCGCAGCCTGGCCACGGGTGGTAGTGCCATCTATCGCGCGCTCGAAAAGATCAAGGCCAAAGCCCGGAAGATCGCCGCGCACAAGCTCGAAGTGGCCGAAGAGGACCTGGAGTTCCGCAACGGTCAGTTCATCGTGAAGGGCACCGACCGGGCCATTGGCTTTGGCGACATTGCGCTGACGGCCTACGTGCCGCACGACTATCCGGAAGGGCTGGAGCCCGGCCTGGAAGAGAACGCCTTCTACGATCCGGCCAACTTCACCTTCCCCTTCGGGACGCACCTGTCGGTGGTGGAGGTCGATCCGGAGACCGGCAGGGTGAAGCTGCTCCGCTACATTGCCGTGGACGACGTGGGACGCATCATCAACCCGATGATCGTTGAGGGCCAGATCCACGGCGGCGTGGCGCAGGGCGTCGGCCAGGCGCTGCTCGAAGGGGCGGTGTACGATCGCTCCAGCGGCCAGCTCCTGACCGGCTCGCTGCTGGACTATGCGCTGCCGCGGGCCGACGACCTGCCGTCGTTCGAGGTCGGGCACCAGGAGACGCCCTGTCCGCACAACCCGCTGGGCGCGAAGGGCGCCGGGGAGGCCGGCACGATCGCGGCCACGGCCTGCGTGGTCAACGCCGTCGTGGACGCGCTCTACCATCTGGGCGTGCGCGACATCCGCATGCCGCTGACGCCCGAGCGCGTCTGGCGCGCCATGCGCGGGCTCCCAACCGACGGACACGCTTCCTGA
- a CDS encoding FAD binding domain-containing protein encodes MIPQTFAYRKAHTIDEALALLREHGDEAKVLAGGHSLIPLMKLRLSTPELLVDIGGIRELTEIRERDGRLELGALVTHRTIEFSELLRQKCPVLPEAAAQIGDPQVRNKGTIGGSLAHADPAADYPAVVLALDAEIEATGPDGRRTIPARDFFQGLFTTALRPGELLTRVRVPVMPPRSGAAYLKFPNPASRYAVVGVAAFVKLAPDDTCAEVRIGITGAAAAAFRATEAEKRLVGKTIDERTLAASLEDMVDPDDLLSDLAASAEYRAHLCHVLARRALRQAFERARG; translated from the coding sequence ATGATTCCGCAGACCTTCGCATACAGAAAGGCGCACACGATCGACGAAGCGCTCGCGCTGCTCCGGGAGCACGGCGACGAAGCCAAGGTGCTGGCCGGCGGCCACAGCCTGATTCCGCTCATGAAACTGCGGCTGAGCACGCCGGAGCTGCTCGTCGACATCGGCGGCATCCGGGAACTGACGGAGATCCGCGAACGGGACGGTCGCCTCGAGCTGGGAGCGCTCGTCACGCACCGGACGATCGAATTTTCCGAGCTGCTCCGGCAGAAATGCCCGGTGCTGCCCGAAGCGGCCGCGCAGATCGGCGATCCGCAGGTGCGCAACAAAGGGACGATCGGGGGCAGCCTGGCCCATGCCGATCCGGCCGCCGACTACCCGGCCGTCGTGCTGGCACTGGATGCCGAAATCGAGGCGACCGGGCCGGACGGCCGCCGCACCATTCCGGCGCGCGACTTTTTCCAGGGGCTTTTCACCACGGCGCTCCGGCCCGGCGAGCTGCTCACGCGCGTGCGCGTGCCGGTGATGCCGCCGCGCAGCGGCGCCGCCTATCTCAAATTTCCAAATCCGGCCTCGCGCTACGCCGTGGTGGGCGTGGCGGCTTTCGTCAAGCTGGCACCCGACGACACGTGCGCCGAGGTGCGCATCGGGATCACGGGTGCCGCGGCGGCCGCCTTCCGGGCCACCGAGGCCGAAAAGCGGCTCGTCGGGAAGACGATCGACGAACGGACGCTGGCCGCCTCGCTCGAAGACATGGTCGATCCCGACGACCTGCTCAGCGATCTGGCCGCCAGTGCCGAATACCGGGCGCACCTGTGCCACGTGCTTGCGCGGCGGGCGCTCCGGCAGGCCTTCGAGCGGGCGCGCGGCTGA
- a CDS encoding KaiC domain-containing protein — translation MAGAVSREAGPLVEAIVSLRHAAAAAPPLEGVPTGVEGLDELFFTTEWREGRPVRKPLGGIPRYAVLQVTGVADTGKSLLVEQFAVAQARHGQVCLFLTTESPAPFVAMGLRTRAAAMGADWNAIEDRIVLVDAATHTILTQDLPTLFNTLAHAIKTYHVRAVVIDSITGLYEAREMLARDVVRPIFTFLKKWHQTALLVSQKRSGHELLTAEAAGGYAVGHILDGTLVLAKQPITSAQQARLYRVPIGETVRLFRIDGCRLCGHDTSTHLLEITPTGLVRIGPSLQTFHQEASVEPNYQT, via the coding sequence ATGGCCGGAGCTGTTTCGCGCGAGGCCGGACCGCTGGTCGAAGCGATCGTATCGCTGCGGCATGCGGCCGCCGCCGCGCCGCCTCTGGAAGGCGTCCCGACGGGCGTCGAGGGCCTGGACGAACTGTTTTTCACGACGGAGTGGCGGGAGGGCCGTCCGGTGCGCAAGCCCCTGGGGGGCATTCCTCGCTATGCCGTTTTGCAGGTAACCGGCGTGGCCGACACCGGCAAGAGCCTGCTCGTGGAGCAGTTCGCCGTCGCGCAGGCACGGCACGGGCAGGTGTGCCTGTTTCTGACCACCGAGAGCCCGGCGCCGTTCGTGGCGATGGGTCTGCGCACGCGGGCCGCCGCCATGGGCGCCGACTGGAACGCCATCGAAGACCGGATCGTGCTGGTCGATGCGGCCACGCACACGATCCTGACGCAGGACCTGCCCACGCTGTTCAACACGCTGGCGCACGCCATCAAAACCTACCACGTGCGGGCCGTGGTGATCGACTCGATCACAGGCCTTTACGAAGCCCGCGAGATGCTGGCCCGCGACGTGGTGCGGCCGATCTTCACGTTCCTCAAAAAATGGCACCAGACGGCGCTGCTCGTCTCGCAGAAGCGCAGCGGTCACGAACTGCTCACGGCCGAAGCGGCCGGCGGCTATGCGGTAGGCCATATTCTCGACGGTACGCTGGTGCTGGCCAAGCAACCCATCACCAGCGCCCAGCAGGCCCGGCTCTACCGCGTGCCCATCGGCGAGACGGTCCGGCTCTTTCGGATCGACGGCTGCCGGCTGTGCGGGCACGACACCAGCACGCACCTGCTGGAAATCACCCCGACGGGGCTGGTCCGCATCGGCCCCAGCCTGCAGACATTCCATCAGGAAGCATCCGTCGAACCCAACTACCAGACGTAG